One Lentimicrobiaceae bacterium genomic window carries:
- a CDS encoding cytidine/deoxycytidylate deaminase family protein, translating into MEEAKYVRPTWDEYFMEVANTIAKRATCDRGRSGCVIARNKQILVTGYVGSPIGLPHCDDVGHLFKQLTHEDGKVTNHCVRTVHAEQNAICQAARLGIALEGATLYCRMTPCRTCAMLIINCGIVRVVCEKKYHAGTESEEMFQQAGIQLDYVSEEVMKYEKQ; encoded by the coding sequence ATGGAAGAAGCCAAATACGTGCGACCCACCTGGGATGAATACTTTATGGAAGTAGCCAATACCATAGCCAAGCGTGCCACCTGCGATCGGGGCCGCAGTGGTTGTGTTATAGCCCGTAACAAACAAATACTGGTTACCGGATATGTAGGTTCGCCCATTGGCCTGCCTCATTGCGATGATGTTGGCCATCTTTTTAAGCAACTTACCCATGAAGATGGCAAAGTAACCAACCATTGTGTAAGAACTGTGCATGCTGAACAAAATGCCATTTGCCAGGCTGCCAGGCTCGGTATCGCTCTCGAAGGTGCAACGCTCTATTGCCGTATGACTCCCTGCCGTACCTGCGCCATGCTCATTATCAACTGTGGAATCGTGCGCGTGGTGTGTGAAAAGAAGTACCATGCCGGTACAGAGTCTGAAGAAATGTTTCAACAGGCTGGTATTCAGCTTGATTATGTGAGTGAGGAGGTTATGAAATATGAAAAACAATAA
- a CDS encoding peroxiredoxin, producing the protein MSLVGRKAPLFKANAVIKGGQIVEDFSLEQFLGKKHVIFFFYPKDFTFVCPTELHAFQAKLEEFEKRNCAVVACSTDTEESHWGWLQMAKNQGGIHGVTYPVVADTTKTISSNFGVLAGDYDWNEKGEMISSGPMIAYRGLFLIDKEGIVQHETVNNFPLGRNVDEALRMLDALQFFEENGEVCPANWAPGKEGMKDTHDGVADYLAKN; encoded by the coding sequence ATGTCATTAGTTGGAAGAAAGGCGCCTTTGTTTAAGGCCAATGCCGTTATAAAAGGCGGTCAGATAGTTGAAGATTTTTCATTGGAACAATTTCTGGGAAAGAAACATGTTATATTTTTCTTTTACCCAAAGGATTTTACATTTGTATGCCCTACTGAATTACATGCATTTCAAGCGAAACTTGAGGAGTTTGAAAAGCGTAATTGTGCTGTAGTTGCCTGCTCAACCGATACTGAAGAGTCTCACTGGGGATGGTTACAGATGGCAAAAAACCAGGGTGGTATCCATGGTGTTACTTATCCGGTTGTAGCCGATACAACTAAAACCATCAGCAGCAATTTTGGCGTACTTGCCGGAGATTATGACTGGAATGAAAAAGGTGAGATGATCTCATCAGGACCTATGATTGCATACAGGGGCTTGTTCCTTATTGATAAAGAAGGTATTGTACAGCATGAAACTGTAAATAATTTCCCCTTGGGCCGTAATGTTGATGAAGCGCTGCGAATGCTGGATGCACTGCAGTTTTTTGAAGAAAACGGAGAAGTGTGCCCGGCTAATTGGGCGCCTGGCAAAGAAGGTATGAAAGACACGCACGATGGTGTCGCAGATTACCTGGCAAAAAATTAA